DNA sequence from the uncultured Fretibacterium sp. genome:
GTTGTGCGTATTCGCCACGCATCGAAAGGTCGTGGGCGAGTTTCGCAACAAAGCCCTGCTGCGGAAGGAGAGGGCCCGGCTTCGCGGGTACCGCCGCTGGTCCGCCGGCCTGTTCTGCTGGTCGGCCGTCACGGTCCTGATCGTGGTGGTCCTCAACTATCTGGACACCAAACCGCCGGCAGACCTCCAGCCCGAGTCCTACGACCTCGACGACGGGGTCATCTCCATTGCGCTGGACAAGGTCTCCGACGGCCATCTTCACAAGTTCGCCTACGACACCCCGGGCGGGTACAACGTGAGGTTTCTCGTCGTAAAGAAGCCCGCGGGAAACGCCTATGGGGTGGGACTGGATGCCTGCGAAATATGCGGCGTCGCCGGCTATTACGAGCGCGGGGACGAGGATGTGGTCTGCCGCCGCTGCGACGTCGTCATGAACAAGAACACCATCGGGTTCCGGGGGGGCTGCAATCCCATTCCGTTCCCCTACGAGGTCAGGGGCTCGAAGATCTATATCGACGTCAGGGAACTGGAGCGCCATGAAAAACGCTTCAAGTAAAGGAAGCAAGTAAAGGAAGTAGGAGGCTCCCGTGTTCTGGAGAATGATACGGCGGACGATCGTCCGCCAGAAGAGCAAGATGCTGATGATCGCCTTCACCGTCACCCTGGGCGTCTCCCTGTCCACGGCCATGATGAACGTCATGCTGGGGATCGGGGACAAGGTGAACCGCGAGCTCAAGGTGTACGGCGCCAACATCGTCGTGCGTCACAAGGAGGCCGCCCTCATGAACGACCTCTACGGGCTCAGCGAGGGAGAGGGCGTCACCGACAAGTTCCTCCATGAGGAGGATGTGCTGAAGGTCAAGACGATCTTCTGGGGCTTCAACATCGTCGATTTCGCCCCCTTCCTGGAGGGGAGCGTGCGCGTGGACGGGGTTGGCCCGGGGGGGGCGGAGGTCCCGCTCGTCGGGAGCTGGGTCAGGAAACACGCCGTCCTGCCCACGGGCGAGACGCTGGATACGGGGCTGAGGCCCCTGAGGAACTGGTGGCAGATCGACCTGAAGGGAGAATGGCTTGGTGAGGAGGACGACGGATTCGTGATGGTGGGGAGCCTTTTGGCTGGCCGGAACGACGTCTCGCTGGGGGACACCCTGACGCTGCGCCACGGGGACCGGACCCGGCAGGTCGTCGTCAAGGGGATCTACACCGACGGCGGGACCGGGGACGAGCAGATCGTGGGGACCCTGAGGATGGTCCAGGAGCTTTTGGGGCTCCCGGAGAAGATCTCCCGGATGGAGGTCTCCGCCATCACCACGCCGGACAACGAGCTGGCGAGGCGGGCGGCCCAGGACCCGCAGAGCCTGAACCCCACGGACTACGAAACCTGGTACTGCACGGCCTATGTCAGCGCCATCTGCCATCAGATTCAGGAGGTCGTGCGGGATGGGGTCGCCAAGCCGGTCCGGCAGGTCGCGGAGTCCGAGGGGACGATCCTGAACAAGACCACCTTCCTGATGACCCTGATCACCATCCTCAGCGCCATCGGTTCGGCCCTCGCGATATCGAACCTCATCACCGCGAGCGTCATCGAGAGGAGCCAGGAGCTGGGGCTGTTGAAGGCGCTCGGAGCGCTCAACGCCCAGATCATCCTGTTCGTCCTGACCGAGGTGATGCTTATAGGGTTTGCGGGGGGCGTCGTCGGTTACTTTTTGGGCATCGGCTTCGCCCAGGTCATTGGAAGAACGGTATTCGGATCCGGCATCGAGATCGCGCAGATGGTGATCCCCATCGTCTCGGCCATCCTTTTCTTCGTCGTCCTGTTCGGCAGCGTCCCCGCCATCCGATATCTGCTGAAGCTGAAGCCTACGGAGGTCCTGCATGGCAAGTAAAGCGACAAGCCGAGAGCGCATGTATCTGAAGATGGTGGTCAGCTCCCTCGTCCGAAGGAGCTCCCGCCTGATCGTCGCCGTCCTGGCCATCGCCATCGGGGCCACGACCCTGTCGGGGCTGGTCACGATCTACTACGACATTCCACGGCAGCTGGGACGGGAGTTCCGCTCCTACGGGGCCAACCTGGTCCTGCTCCCCAGGGGGGACACGAAGATCCTCCGCGGGGATCTGGAGGCGGTCCGGCGCATCATCGGCGGGGACCGGATCGTGGGCATGGCCCCCTACCGCTACCAGACCGTCAAGATCAACGAGCAGCCCTACATCATCGCGGGGACAGACCTGGACGAGGCCCGGAAGAACAGCCCCTTCTGGTACGTGGAGGGCGAATGGGGGACGAAGGACAGGCCCGATCAGGTGATGGTGGGCAAGGAGATCGCCAGGACGCTGGACCTTTCCCTGGGCGACGATTTCGTCGTCAAGGGCGTGAAGTACGGGCAGAGCGCCGTCGCGTCCAAACAGACCTTCAGCGCCGAGGAAAACGTCAAGAAGGACGTCGGCACGCAGTACTTCAGCAGGAAGCTCTACGTCCGGGGCATCATCACCACCGGAGGTGCCGAGGAGGGATTCATCTTCACGGATGCCGACATGCTGGACGAGCTGATCGGCGACACGTTCCGCAGCGACGTCGTGGAGTGCAGCGTCATGGCCGACGCCGCGGGGCTGGGGACGCTCTCGTCCGTGATCGAGGCCGAGCTTCCGAACGTGCAGCCGCGGGCGGTCCGGCGCCTGACGCAGTCTCAGGACATCGTGCTGGGCAAGCTACAGGCCCTGGTCTATCTGGTGACGATCGTGGTGCTGCTCATCACCATGATCTCGGTCTACACCACCATGATGGCGATGGTCGCGGAGCGGAAGCGGGAGATAGGCCTCAAGAAGGCGCTGGGGGCCGAGAACGGGCTCATCATGGGTGAGTTTCTGGGGGAGGGGGTTCTGCTGGGATTCATCGGGGGGGCCCTTGGGGTTCTCCTGGGGTTCGAGTTCGCGCAGCAGGTCAGCCTGAGCGTCTTCGGCAGGGCCATACACTTTCAATGGCTCCTCATTCCCATCACCATCGCGGTCTTCATCGCCATCACCATCCTCGCTTCGATCCTGCCCGTCCGCAAGGTGATGGACATTCATCCGGCCATCGTGCTCAGGGGGGAATAAATTTGGGTAAGATATTGGAGATGAAGGGCGTATCGAAGGTCTACGGCACGCTTCACGCCCTTTCGGACATCAACCTGACCGTGAACGCCGGGGACTGGCTGTCCATCATGGGGCCCTCGGGTTCGGGAAAGACCACGATGATCAACCTCATCGGATGCATGGACAGCCCCTCGTCGGGGAGCGTCGTCCTGGACGGACACGACATCAGCCGGGAGAACGCCGCAAGCCTCACCCGCATCCGCAGGGACAAGATCGG
Encoded proteins:
- a CDS encoding FtsX-like permease family protein; translated protein: MASKATSRERMYLKMVVSSLVRRSSRLIVAVLAIAIGATTLSGLVTIYYDIPRQLGREFRSYGANLVLLPRGDTKILRGDLEAVRRIIGGDRIVGMAPYRYQTVKINEQPYIIAGTDLDEARKNSPFWYVEGEWGTKDRPDQVMVGKEIARTLDLSLGDDFVVKGVKYGQSAVASKQTFSAEENVKKDVGTQYFSRKLYVRGIITTGGAEEGFIFTDADMLDELIGDTFRSDVVECSVMADAAGLGTLSSVIEAELPNVQPRAVRRLTQSQDIVLGKLQALVYLVTIVVLLITMISVYTTMMAMVAERKREIGLKKALGAENGLIMGEFLGEGVLLGFIGGALGVLLGFEFAQQVSLSVFGRAIHFQWLLIPITIAVFIAITILASILPVRKVMDIHPAIVLRGE
- a CDS encoding ABC transporter permease — translated: MFWRMIRRTIVRQKSKMLMIAFTVTLGVSLSTAMMNVMLGIGDKVNRELKVYGANIVVRHKEAALMNDLYGLSEGEGVTDKFLHEEDVLKVKTIFWGFNIVDFAPFLEGSVRVDGVGPGGAEVPLVGSWVRKHAVLPTGETLDTGLRPLRNWWQIDLKGEWLGEEDDGFVMVGSLLAGRNDVSLGDTLTLRHGDRTRQVVVKGIYTDGGTGDEQIVGTLRMVQELLGLPEKISRMEVSAITTPDNELARRAAQDPQSLNPTDYETWYCTAYVSAICHQIQEVVRDGVAKPVRQVAESEGTILNKTTFLMTLITILSAIGSALAISNLITASVIERSQELGLLKALGALNAQIILFVLTEVMLIGFAGGVVGYFLGIGFAQVIGRTVFGSGIEIAQMVIPIVSAILFFVVLFGSVPAIRYLLKLKPTEVLHGK